A single window of Tenericutes bacterium MZ-XQ DNA harbors:
- a CDS encoding cold-shock protein, translating to MKGTVKWFDSDKGYGFISSEDNKDIFVHFSAIQTEGYKSLAEGDQVEFEVKDGDRGPQAANVVKL from the coding sequence ATGAAAGGCACTGTAAAATGGTTTGATTCTGACAAAGGATATGGATTTATCTCTTCAGAAGACAACAAAGACATTTTTGTACACTTTTCAGCAATTCAAACTGAAGGTTACAAATCACTAGCTGAAGGCGACCAAGTCGAATTTGAAGTTAAAGACGGCGATCGTGGCCCACAAGCTGCTAACGTAGTTAAATTATAA
- a CDS encoding 3-dehydroquinate dehydratase: MNILVIHGPNLNMLGKRNEKHYGTFTLDELYQEIADYFEDIEFSFFQTSYEGEIIDVIHQAEEDGYDALIINPGAYTHTSIAIRDALECIDIIKVEVHLSDIEKREPFRKIDYIKDVCHARFMGKKIDSYIEAIKFIQSLYEEEHMHDIDV, translated from the coding sequence ATGAATATTTTAGTGATTCATGGACCCAATTTAAATATGTTAGGTAAAAGAAATGAAAAACATTATGGCACCTTTACTTTAGATGAACTATATCAAGAAATAGCTGATTATTTCGAAGATATAGAATTCTCGTTTTTTCAAACAAGTTATGAAGGCGAAATCATTGATGTCATCCACCAAGCTGAAGAAGATGGATATGATGCGCTCATCATCAATCCTGGTGCTTACACGCACACTTCGATAGCAATTAGAGATGCATTAGAGTGTATCGATATCATTAAAGTTGAGGTTCATTTATCAGATATTGAGAAAAGAGAACCATTTAGAAAAATAGATTATATTAAAGATGTTTGCCATGCAAGATTTATGGGTAAAAAGATTGATAGCTACATAGAAGCAATCAAATTTATCCAAAGTTTATATGAAGAAGAACATATGCATGACATTGACGTGTAA